aaaaatccattatttcaggaatgtgaaaaaaaatcttaatttctCTGAAACTCTTTACTCTTGATTGTTGTCAGTGAAGCAAAAATGTCAGCGGCAACAAGATACTAATTTATGTTTGATATTAACGATGATACTACTTAACAACTTAACATTGATAGCTAGTTAAGTTTAGCAGTATAATTGACcatcatgaatacaaatgttaactagtacaagcataaataaaataaacatatgccttcataaagcattttttcattggtcaattagATGCCAAATGCTATCAGtagacagaggagaatgggcataatccatctatagtaaaaagtcacaattgtcaaagagtggacATTGCAATTGCAGTTTTCATTGAACAACAACGATATGTATGAATGAGCAAAGTTGTAGTGTGAGACCGACAGCTATAGAAATGAAGgggttgtgtgtgtgattgtgaggGAAGCAGTCAACACCTCAGAAAACTTTACTTCAGTGGTGAATGTGGCCGCATCTCGAGAATATTGAatatttttaatgctttttttaatacttttttttaatcttgcACCAAAGTTTGGCCAGTCCCTCTTAATTGCATTATCATCATATTATTAATGAtcattatataattaatatccaCCATGCAGCATTGAGGTATTCGACTTTACCACCCACAATGATTTAATATAGCTACTTTGTATCAGTGCAGTGGACCTCTGGCTCAGTCCTGATAACCAATCAGTCCAGTCATGGACCGTAGAACCAGAGGGGCCGATTTTTGGAGCATCGTTAAGGATGCGGTCTTGAACAATCATAAAGAAAAAACCTGCAAATAATTTAATACAAACCGCTAAAATTTCATGAATAAAATCCTGCATTATATCCATGTTTTTGAACAGAAGGTTCTATCTGAGTTTTTAACCAAACAGACAAGTTCAGCCCCATTCAGATGCTGTGCGTTCCCTGCATGCAGGGCAGTGGACCTTGACTTCAGTCATCCAGAATTAGGGTTATACCCGTGACCACATTAAGGCCCGTCGCTGAAATACAGCGCTGCATTCGAGGCCTATACGCTTCCGGAGCTCTGAATCTCTGCGCGGTCGGCCCCTCCGCAGGAACGAAGATGGCCCTGAAGTTCCTCTGTAAGAAGACCACCAATCTGCGCAGCTTCCTGCGAGAGTACAGCATCTCGCTCTACCTGTCGCCCTGCCCCTTCATCATCGACATGCTGGGCATCGCCTTCCAGACGGACGAGTACTACATCTTCGCGCAGGAGTACGCTCTAGCCGGGGACCTCTTCGACATCATTCCTCCGCAGGTAAAGGCTGCGTCTCCTCGGAATACATCTGTTTCACGCAGCAAGAACACAGGTCACTGTCACTCCTCCGAGGTACAGAATGTAGGGTAATTTTATGCTTCtttaacaggtttttttttaaaaaaagtttctcTTAATCTTACACTGAAATCTGGCCAGTCCCTCttaattatttacattattatcacattattaattatcattATATAATTGATATCCACCTGCTTTTGCCCCTTTTGCCCAAACAATTGACCCGTCTGAGATTCTCAATGCCACtggggttggtgccccatcctgggtcattCGCTTCTATGCtcccgtagcttctgggatgggctccagacccccgcaACCCCGCACAGCACAAGCGGGCGTGGAAGACGGGCAGATGGATGAATATCCACATTAATCACACAATTATCGAGTTAATAAGCTACTATGCAGGATGTAATTGTGATGCCAGTGAGCTCTCCCGCTGTCTTGCTTGGTTTTTGTGCGCCATGTTAcgctgtggtcatgtgacagtggCATATGtgaccccacctccccccctcccGCAGGTGGGGCTCCCTGAGGTGGTGGCGAAGCGCTGTGGCCGGCAGGTGGCCGTCGCCCTGGACTACCTACACTGCAAGAAGCTGGTGCACAGGGACATCAAGCCCGAGAACGTGCTGCTCTTCGACCGCGAGTGCCACCGGGTCAAGCTGTCCGACTTCGGCATGGCGCAGTGGGCGGGGGCGCCGGTGAGGCGCGTGAGTGGCACCATCCCGTACACGGCGCCGGAGCTGAGCCAGGCAGCGCCATGGCAGGGCATCTGCGTCGACTACAGCCTGGACGTGTGGGCCTTCGGGGTCCTGCTCTTCTGCACACTCACCGGAAACTTCCCCTGGGAAGCAGCTCTGCCCTCTGACCCCTTCTACCAGGAGTTCCTGCGTTGGCAGCGCCGCCCCAGTCCCGCTCCCGTACCCACACAGTGGCGCCGCTTCTCAGACGAGGCTCTGCACACGTTCCGCCGCCTGCTTTCCCCAGAGCCGCCGTGCCGCTGCGCCGCCAGAGACGTGCTGAGCCAGCTGGGATGTCGCTGGACGCTGCCGGAAGGTTCTGGAGAGGATGCCCGCGATGCTCGGGCCGAGCCGGGATCGCCGCCCCcggaggaggagcagcagctcgtCGACCGGATGAAGCAGCAGACGCTGTCGCCGGCCGcagatgaagaggaggaggaagaggaagagaacCAGGCGGTGGTTGCTGTGGAGACCGGAAGCCGCGTCCTCTTGGCTGCGCCCATCGAGATTTGCGTGTAGGTGGCGCTGTAGTCCACTTTGATAATGGCCTGGAAGCATCCAGAATGCGATTGTAACACGCGCTAAAGGACCGACGTCAACGGTGTTATTGGTATTCTGTAGATCCCATCATTCTCGCTGAAGCTTAGATTTAGACTGGCCGACGGTCCCGTCAGGAACGCCGTCCCGCTGGAACAGAGCAGCGCCGGGCCACACAGCAGCCGGACCCTCCGCGGGATGAGCCGGAGATCAGCTGGCGAACGCGCCCCTTGTCGTCAGAACCGGGCCAGATCCACAAACCGTCCCTAACGACATCCATCTGTTTCTTCAAAAACATGAGGATCAACGAAGAGAGGATGTCGGCATCGCCTGACCGGTGAAGGGAACGTGACGGGGAGTGTCTGTGCGAACGTCCCGCCAGATGTGATCCTGTATCACGTCTGCCGTACTGTATTTGTGAACGTCGTTTTTAATGAATTAGTTTTAGATGAGTGATTAGATGTGTGGATCATTGACTGTAGAGGCAGGAGAGGCACTGGGAAGTGGGTCACACAGAGGTCATCCCAACTCATGGTGGAATAGTACTATATTAGTTTATTAGCAACCTTGGGGCTAACGTAGGTCCTACACACCATACCTGTGTGATGTGCTTCTGTCCAGGTCTTCCTTTCAAGCCAAATCCTGATAGTTTTGGACAGAAGTCAACAGCCGTCCTTGTCCTGTGTGACACTGACTGGCTTGTGCTGCTGAAGGGGGCGTCCGACGTCACCCAGATTGGACGAGATGTTCAGTTCCAGGTGCTGGGTCTGACGTACATTCTCAcaaatcgtttttttttttttgttcatttctaATTGTCTGTCAGTCAGGGATTTTACAAGATGGAGGAACGTCTTTCATGTTTATTTCAAGAGCAAAGCTGGAACTCAATTGGTGTGACGAGTGTTTGGCAAAAGCACATTCCTGCAGTTATATCCTGCAAACAAGGTTCTTGCTAGGATTTTGATTAGAGTGAACAAGACGTTTATATTTTGTGGTCTATATTTGTATGTATCCTTTCTTGTGACTAAGCAAACCAGCTGAGTAAGGTTTTTGCAAAGGAAACGTGAGATTGTGGTGATTTTAATGGTAATCAATCATTAACGGGTACCTTGTTACAGAACAATTTTCCGTAGTGAGCATATTgacagtttgtttttttaaatgtaagaTCTGTTCTGAGAAAGTTCATTTTCAACAGTGAAAAACATTACTGCCCTGTTGCATTAAACAAACCCACAAATGCAGATTGTGCCAGAAATAATTTGTGTGTTGTGTTTTCCAGACGTAACTGCATGCATTCCAAATAAAGCTTTGCTGCTGCAAGCACAAGTATCCATTTTCTTAAGCTGAAACACGCAGTTTAATGAGGTCTTCAGTGGACAATCCGAGCATTTCTGGGAGTCATTGTCTGTGTATAGGATGGTCACGGGGCAGGAAGAACAGGAACGGGACACTCAAGTGCCCTTGCACACTACGCTTCCATGCTGAAGGTACCTTGGACGGCAATATACATCTGCAAACACTGTGGGGGGGCATTACAATTGCTGCCTTTGAACACAAGTTAGGATATTAGCGTAATGTTCTTCAGAGTGAAAATAACCGTCATAatctggtttaaaaaaataatttgtttaccTATTAAGCAAGAGGCAGAACAGCTGCTGTGATTAACCACAGAGGATATTTGGTGCAAAAAACTTTGATTTTCCCTTTTAATTTCTATGGCAATATGGTGTGAAACAAGGTTACTCTGAGTGAAACAAGTTGGGCAGAACAGCAGGACTGAGGCTTTTAACCCCGGGCTGGTGGGTTTAACGGAACTAACAGTCACTGTCGGCTTTAACCATTTATGAACAGTAGCTTAACCAGCAGGAAAGTTGCTGTAACGCCGAGTCCCACAGGCCTGAAGTCCGGACTCGCCTTCATCAGCGCTGTAATATATCTGCACTTACCCAACAGACTGGCGTGACACGACGGAAGCGTCCCAATGTTCCAAGCACTTTATTTAGCAGtaccattaaaaaaatatatctggAAAGCACATTGTGTCAAATTAGCCTTAACGCACTgtcacaaacaaaacaaatcgcgggaggggaaaaaaactgttcTAATCATCTATTGTAAAATCTGGAAAATTCTCCCATCCAGAAACCTATGTACTTATACAATTCATCTCCATATTTTCCTCTAGTATGATGTGAAATCACATCAGGAGAGCAACCAAAGCCAAGTTTAAAGGAAGAAGGTTCGTTTCTCAGAGTTATGACGACTGCTATTACCATTACCGTAGCCGCTTCTTAATCGTCGCTGTTCCTGTTCAGATACAATGAGTCGTGCATATCTGTAACCGTCACAAGGCATTATGGGttaagcagaggtggagatttcaggtccataaagtacaaatccagaccaagattttgtttcaaccaaccagttgagtatctgtgactgtgactctttatactcaactggttggttgaaactaaatcttggtctggatttgcactccctggacctgaaatctccacctctgtggGAAATTACAGACTAGCCTCTCTGAAAGCATGGTCTGTGTTTAACAATGGCTGTGCGTAACCATGTGACGCCCCATGAGGTCCACAATGTAACCAAATTAGATACATTGCTGTTTGGTTACATCACACCCATGTTTGAGTCCCTCCTGCCATATTGTCAATTAATTCTCATGCTTCAAATTTGCCACATCAATGGATGGTCATGATAATGTTTTCCCTCAAGCACAAATGGTATCACCAAGCCACCCCACTTCTATAACTTGCTTCCCCTGAGAAGCACAGGGTAGTGGACCCCAGGACGTGACACCAGTCCATTACAGTGCAACGGATCATcaaacataagctatatttttCACAGTGGGGTGGCTCAGTTTAAGTAAATAATTATCACAATAATAGATTCGTTAgaagccccccccagctgggCACTAAAGCTATTATTTTTGGTGGGGACCTAACAGAGCTTAGACcagacagacacatgcacaaaggctaGTCTGCCCACAAGCCACCAGAGACGGCTTACAAAAAGAGAATTTGCTCTGCATTCTGGGTGTAAATGAAACATTTCAGGCGAAATTCAAACCCTGTTCTTGCTGTCGAACTGCAGGGGAGAAGCAACAGTAACCCACTTCGCCCCGGAGACCACAAACTTAGCTTTTTACAGACTAGCTCTTAACGACACTGATGAGTTCATAAATTACTAACGATTCCTAAAACCATTCAAGGTCACCGCTGATAAGTCTTATCTCATCCGATACCTATTTAAATAGAAGACAGACTGAATAGAACCGTCTAGGTAAACGGCATCATGGGATAGCTATTTGTCCAAAggatttcccagaatcctcctgggggctggggggaatGACAGCATCCTGTGGGTGGGGCACATTGGGTAcaggaatgaaaaaaaatgaaaaacggAGTACCTTTGGCACCTAGGAGACCGGCATGTAGGGCCATCAGATTCAAAACTGCATACAGTCTCCGAAAACACTCTAAATAGATCAGTATTCATCACTtgcagaggtggacagttcaggtccagagagtaaaaatccagaccaagatttcgttttaaccaaccagctgagtatctGTGACTGACACTCTATTCTCAGCTGgtaggttgaaacaaaaccttgggtTTGGAcctttactctctggacctgaactatccagctctgatttatGGTGGAGATCTTGATACAGCCTTAGGAAAACACAGCGTCTGAGCCCTCAGGCTACGAAGATGGAGCTGCtctccgtggggggggggggggggggggagcagtctTGCGTCGTTCAGATCTGTTAAGtaccagccacccccccccccc
This genomic window from Paramormyrops kingsleyae isolate MSU_618 chromosome 22, PKINGS_0.4, whole genome shotgun sequence contains:
- the LOC111856039 gene encoding serine/threonine-protein kinase SBK1-like isoform X2; translated protein: MSSSPMPSRTSPDVLEELQLHAAQNLEKVEISRYYEVIRELGKGTYGKVDLVVHRIRGTKMALKFLCKKTTNLRSFLREYSISLYLSPCPFIIDMLGIAFQTDEYYIFAQEYALAGDLFDIIPPQVGLPEVVAKRCGRQVAVALDYLHCKKLVHRDIKPENVLLFDRECHRVKLSDFGMAQWAGAPVRRVSGTIPYTAPELSQAAPWQGICVDYSLDVWAFGVLLFCTLTGNFPWEAALPSDPFYQEFLRWQRRPSPAPVPTQWRRFSDEALHTFRRLLSPEPPCRCAARDVLSQLGCRWTLPEGSGEDARDARAEPGSPPPEEEQQLVDRMKQQTLSPAADEEEEEEEENQAVVAVETGSRVLLAAPIEICVSHHSR
- the LOC111856039 gene encoding serine/threonine-protein kinase SBK1-like isoform X1 codes for the protein MTKYVLYETDTGKQVKQTNKSCRPASAIHNHLSRLILRRDTASLLRQPSAKMSSSPMPSRTSPDVLEELQLHAAQNLEKVEISRYYEVIRELGKGTYGKVDLVVHRIRGTKMALKFLCKKTTNLRSFLREYSISLYLSPCPFIIDMLGIAFQTDEYYIFAQEYALAGDLFDIIPPQVGLPEVVAKRCGRQVAVALDYLHCKKLVHRDIKPENVLLFDRECHRVKLSDFGMAQWAGAPVRRVSGTIPYTAPELSQAAPWQGICVDYSLDVWAFGVLLFCTLTGNFPWEAALPSDPFYQEFLRWQRRPSPAPVPTQWRRFSDEALHTFRRLLSPEPPCRCAARDVLSQLGCRWTLPEGSGEDARDARAEPGSPPPEEEQQLVDRMKQQTLSPAADEEEEEEEENQAVVAVETGSRVLLAAPIEICVSHHSR